One Streptomyces formicae genomic window, GTGGTCCGGCGGATGGTCCGACGGGTCGCGCTCCTCATGGGCGCGGCCCGTCCTTCTGTCTGCCTGTCACGTCGTTCACCCGGCTCGTCGCGCTGTACACCGTTCCCGGTAAAGGACTTTACCTTCTCGTCACGGCAATTCGTCATGGCCGAAAGTCCTGAGCCGCAAGCCGGAGTTGACGGGTCGTCCCGTTATTATCAAGCGCATGACACGATCACCGGCGCTTCAATTAAGGCAGGAATGAACGTGGTTCGCGTACTCGTCGCCGACGATCAGCCGGTGATCCGCGCGGGCCTGCGTGCCCTGATCGGCGCGGCCGACGACATGGTGGTCGTGGGGGAGGCGAGCGATGGCGCGGAAGCGGTGAGCATGGCGCGTGAACTCGTGCCCGACGTGGTGCTTCTCGATCTGCGCATGCCCGGTGTCAGCGGAATTGACGCGACGATTCAACTGACCCGCGCCACGCCTTCCGCGCGGGTGCTCGTCCTGACCGACCACGAATCGGCGGACACGGTCGTCGCCGCATTCGAGGCCGGTGCGTCGGGGCTTCTTCTGAAGTCGTCCTCGCCGCGTGAAATCATCTCGTCCGTGCGTTCCGTCGCCGCGGGCGCGAGTGTTCTCTCGTACTCCGTCATGAAGCGACTGATTTCGCGGCCCGCGCCGCGCGCGCGGCTTCCCGAGGTCGCGGAACTCGCGGGGAAAGTCGCGTCGTTCGGCGCGGGCGAGGTGAAGGTGCTCGCCCTGGTGGGCGCGGGAATGAGCAACAAGGAGATAGCGGGGACGCTGCATCTCTCGCTGACCAGCGTGAAGACGTACGTGTCGCGGATCCTGCGCCGCCTGGGCCTCGACAACCGGACGCAGGCGGCGATCCTGGCGTACGAGCTGGGGCTTTCGGTCGACGGGGTGGTGGGTGGCGCGATCGGCGGGGTGTCCGGCGGGATGTCCGGCGGGGCGGGCGAAAGTGCCGGTAGTTGTCTCCCTTTGGTGTGAAGTGTCCACTTTGGTGGCGCAACCTTTCCGACGGTGCGCGGAACGCTGGATCACAGCGCGTTCCGCACCACCGAAAGGCCAGTTCGTGTACGTCGAGAGTGTCGAGGACGCGGAGCTGTGCGAACAGGTCCGTGCCGGGGATTCGCGGGCATTCCGCTTGCTGTGGGAACGGCACGTGGCGATGGCCCGGCAGTGTGCCATCGGCTGTACGCGCGGAAGTGCGGCCGATGCCGAGGACGCGGTTTCCGATGCGATGCTCGGGCTTTTGCAGGCGCTGCGCGGCGGGCGCGGTCCCGTCGGCAACGTCCCCGGATATCTGCGGGTTTCCGTGCGGAGAGCGGCCGCCAGGACGGCGGCGCGGCGGCACAGGGAACTCCCCGTCGCCGAATTGCCCGACCTTCCGGCGTCGGAGAACGGCTGCCGGGTGACCGCGTACTTCGACGCGGCATGCGCGCGGGAGGCTTTTCTCGGGCTTTCCGAGCAACGCCGAATCGCCGTAAGGCTGTTCGCCCTGGAGGGAAAAGGCGCGGGGCAGATCGGCGAACGGCTCGGTATCGCTCCACCGGCCGCTTCCTCGCTCGTCTACCGGGCCAAAGAGGCGTTGCGGGCGGGATATCTACGCCACCACGTGAGCCCCGCCGACGCGGAATGCGCCGACGTCATGGACCGCGTGGTGGCCTCTTTGCGGGGCCGTTCCGTGCGACGCCACACGGCGGCCGTCTCCTCGCACCTGCACCGGTGCGCCGCGTGCCGCGAGCGGGGGCGACAGTTGCGGGACGTGAACGCGGGGCTGCCGCAGCGGGTGGGGGTGAAGTAGGGGGGGGTGGGCTGCCGGAGGGGTGGGGGTGAAGTGGGGAGGGGGCTGCCGGAGGGTGGGGATCGGAGCCTGGCGCTCGGCGTCCGGAGCTCGGCGCCCGGAGTCCGACGCTCGGCCCCGGCGCCCGGGTCCGGCGTCCGGCGATCGGCCCCCAGCCTCCGGCCCTCGGCGCCCGGCGTCCGGCGCTCGCCCCTGGCGTCCGGTGCTCGGCGCTCGGCGTCCGGCGATCGGCCCCCAGCCTCCGGCCCTCGGCGCCCGGCGTCCGGCGCTCGCCCCTGGCGTCCGGTGCTCGGCCCCTGGCGTCCGGTGCTCGGAGCCCGGCCCCCAGCCCCCCGTCGCCCGGCGCTGGGCCCTCGGCCTCCGGCCCTTGGAGTCCGGAGTCCGGCGTCCGGCGCTCGCCCCCAGCCTTCGGTGCTCGGCGCTCGGCGTCCGGCGATCGGCCCCTGGCGTCCGGTGCTCGGAGCCCGGCCCCCAGCCCCCGTCGCCCGGCGCTGGGCCCTCGGCCCCCGGCCCTTGAAGTCCGGAGTCCGGCGCTTGGCCCCTGGCCCCCGGCCCTTGAAGTCCGGAGTCCGGCGCTTGGCCCCTGGCCTTCGGTGCTCGGCGTCCGGCGTCCGGCGCTTGGCCCCTGGCCTTCGGTGCTCGGCGTCCGGCGTCCGGCGCTTGGCCCCCGGCCCCCGGCGCCCGGAGTCCGGCGCTCGTCCCCGGCCTCCGGCGCTCGGAGTCCGGCCCCCAGCCCCCAGCCCCCGGCGCCCGGAGTCCGGAGGCCGACGTCCGGCGATCGCCCCCGGCCCCCGGCCCCCGGCTTCCGGCGTCCGGCGCTCGGCCTCTGGTGTCCGGCCCCTGGCTTCCGGTGTCCGGCCCCCGGCGCTTGGCGCCCGGCCCGGTGGCCGACCGGCTGCGGCCGCCGTCCGTCCGGCCACCAGGTCCGTCGGGCCAGCGGGACCACCGGGATCAGCGGGGCCAGCGGTCCGTCGGGCCAGCGGTCCGTCGTGACAGCGGGACCACCGGTACCACCGGGATCAGCAGGGCCAACGGGGTCGGTGGTGTCGATGGGGTCAGCAGGCTCAGTGGGCCCAGTGGGCTCAGCGGGTTGCGTGGGATCAGTGGGCCCAGTGGGCTCAGTGGAAGAGTCTGCGCCACGTCTCCGGGCCCGGGTAGCCGTCCGCGGCGCTGCCCCGCCAGCCCTGTGCCCGCTGGAACGCCTCCACGTTGCGCCGGTCGGACTCGGACCACCGCGGTCCCGGGCCCTGCGTGTAGTGCTTGCCGTACCCCTTCTTCACCAGTTGCCTGCCCAGCTTGGTGATGTGCGCGTTGGACTGCCCGGGCCGGAAGTGCTGCTTGCCGGGGAAGGCGGAGGCTGAGCTTCCGCCGCCGGACCCGCCCGTTCCGCCCCCGGAGCCCCCGCCGATGTTCTTCCCCGTGCCCTGCACCAGATGGCGCCAGGTCGCGGGCCCCGGGATGCCGTCCGCCTCGGCGCCCCGCCACCCCTGCGCCTCCTGGAACGCGCGCGTCGCCCTGCGGTCCGCCTCCGTCCAGCGGGGGCCGGGGCCCTCCCGGTAGAACGTGCCGCCGCCCCGCTTGGTCAGCATCCTGCCGAGCTCGGTGACGTGGCCGTTGACGGCGCCGGGGCCGAAGGAGGACGCGCCGGGGAAGGCCGTGCCGGACGAGCCGCCGGAGCCGCCGCCCGTGCCGCCGCCGTTTCCGCCGTCCTCCACGACGTACTTGTAGCGGTAGGGGACGTAGCCGCCGGAGTTGTTCCAGTACGCGTACGGGGTGGTCCGCTTCAGCGTGTGCGGCCGCGTCTGCTCGTACGCCACGTACCGGGTCCTCGACGAGTCCGTCCAGCCGCCGAAGATCGTCACGTGTGAACCGGCGCTCGGGTTCGAGGGGTTGTGGAAGAGCAGCATGTCGCCGGGCTTGAGCTGGCTCTTGCCGATCCGTACGCCGTACGCGGCGAGGCTGCCCGTCCACTGGTTGCTGCCGAGGCCCCAGGCCATCGACACGTAGCCCGAGCAGTCCTTGCGGTAGCCCTGGTAGTACGCGCCCATGCTGTACGAGACGCGGGCGTTCACCCAGGTCTGGGCGCGCGCCATGATCTGGCTCCGGGTCAGGCGCATCGGCGCGGATGTGGTCCGCGCGGCCGTCGCCGTCGCCGTCGCCGTCGCCGTCGCCGTGGTCGCGGTCGTCGCCCGGGTGACGAGCGGGCCCGGTGCGCCCTGGCCCGGCGGCGTCGTGTCCTGCGTGGCGAAGGCCCGCTGTTCCAGGGCGTGCGCGGCGCCCGCGCCCGTCCCCGTCAGGACCGCGCCGAGCGCCACGACGGCCGCGGCGCGCGTACTGGCCCGCGACGCGCCCCCCGTACGGAGTTCGAGCCGCTCGTGCGCGCAGCCCGCGCAGGGGCAGTCGCGCGTCACGGATATGTCCTCGAAGACGGGAGTACTCACATCACCCTCCATGGGTTCGAAACCGAAAGAACGGGTGAAGGGGTGGAAACGGCCCCTTCATGGACAGGAGTGGTGACGGGGGCGGTTATGACGGTCTTGGGGCGGGGAGCGATCGGACATGGTCGACACCACGCCCTCCGAACCGCCCGAGACCGTCGAGGATCTGACCGCGCGGCACGGGCTGCGGCCCCTGCCCGTGGAAGGCGGGCTCTTCCGCCAGATCTGGGCCGGACCGCCCGACGCGGCGGGGCGCCCCTCGGGAACGGCGATCATCGCGCTCCTGACCAGGGACCCCGACGACTTCTCGGCGCTGCACCGGCTGCCGACCGACGAGGTCTGGCACTTCTACGACGGTGACGCGCTGGAAATGCTCCTGCTCGCGCCCGAAGGGACGGACCGGGTCGTGCTGCTCGGCGCGGGCGGACAGGTGCAGTGCGTGGTCCCCGCCGGGACGTGGATGGGCGCGCGGGTCGCGGCGGGCGGCCGCCACGGGTGGGCGCTCTTCGGGACGACGATGGCACCAGGTTTCCTGCCCGAGGACTACGAGGGCGGCGACCCCACGGCCCTGAGCGCACGCCACCCGGAACGGGCGGACCTCATCCGGGCCCTGTGCCGTACGGACGGACGGCTGCGGATGCCCGGAGCGGACGGAGTGGACAGTGAGTGAGTCGGCGTGGGGACTCGACGCGTCGCTGCCCGGACTGGCAGGCAAGGTCGTCCTGGTGACCGGGGCGAGCGGCACGATCGGCGCGGGCATCGCCCGCCGGTTCGCCCAGGCGGGCGCGGCGGTGGTGGTGCACTACCGGAGCGGCGCGGCGGCCGCGGAGGCCGTGGTGGAACGGATCAGGGCGGCGGGTGGCGCGGGCATCGCGGTGCGGGCGGATCTGGTGGGCGCGCAGGGTGCGGAGGGTGCGGAGGGCGCGGAGGGCGCGGAGGGCACGGGCGTCGGGGACGCGGGTGGTGAGGCCGGTGGGGGCGAGGCCGAGTGCCGGCGGCTCGTCCGGGCGGCCGGGGACTGGCGGGGGCGGCTTGACGCGGTGGTGAACTGCGCCGGGATCCAGCCCGTGCGGGCGCTTCCCGGGATGACCGCCGCCGACTGGCGGGCGGTGTCGGAGGCGAACGTGACCAGTGCGTTCAGCTGCACGCAGGCCGCCGCGGAGCTCATGTCCCGCCAGGACGGCGGCGGTTCGATCACGCACATCGCGTCGATCGAGGGCTCGCACCCCGCCCCCGGCCACGCGCACTACAGCGCGTCCAAGGCCGCCCTCATCATGTTCGCCCGTTCCGCAGCCCTGGAGTACGGGCCGCTCGGCATCCGCGTCAACAGCGTCTCGCCCGGCCTCGTCGATCGGCCCGGCCTCGCCGACGACTGGCCGGACGGCGTGGCGCGGTGGGGCCGCGCGGCGCCGCTCGGCAGGCTCGGGCGGCCCGAGGACATCGGCGACGCCTGCGTGTTCCTCGCCTCGGACGCGGCGTCCTG contains:
- a CDS encoding cupin domain-containing protein; amino-acid sequence: MVDTTPSEPPETVEDLTARHGLRPLPVEGGLFRQIWAGPPDAAGRPSGTAIIALLTRDPDDFSALHRLPTDEVWHFYDGDALEMLLLAPEGTDRVVLLGAGGQVQCVVPAGTWMGARVAAGGRHGWALFGTTMAPGFLPEDYEGGDPTALSARHPERADLIRALCRTDGRLRMPGADGVDSE
- a CDS encoding SDR family NAD(P)-dependent oxidoreductase encodes the protein MSESAWGLDASLPGLAGKVVLVTGASGTIGAGIARRFAQAGAAVVVHYRSGAAAAEAVVERIRAAGGAGIAVRADLVGAQGAEGAEGAEGAEGTGVGDAGGEAGGGEAECRRLVRAAGDWRGRLDAVVNCAGIQPVRALPGMTAADWRAVSEANVTSAFSCTQAAAELMSRQDGGGSITHIASIEGSHPAPGHAHYSASKAALIMFARSAALEYGPLGIRVNSVSPGLVDRPGLADDWPDGVARWGRAAPLGRLGRPEDIGDACVFLASDAASWITGTDLVVDGGVGARPTW
- a CDS encoding response regulator, with protein sequence MAESPEPQAGVDGSSRYYQAHDTITGASIKAGMNVVRVLVADDQPVIRAGLRALIGAADDMVVVGEASDGAEAVSMARELVPDVVLLDLRMPGVSGIDATIQLTRATPSARVLVLTDHESADTVVAAFEAGASGLLLKSSSPREIISSVRSVAAGASVLSYSVMKRLISRPAPRARLPEVAELAGKVASFGAGEVKVLALVGAGMSNKEIAGTLHLSLTSVKTYVSRILRRLGLDNRTQAAILAYELGLSVDGVVGGAIGGVSGGMSGGAGESAGSCLPLV
- a CDS encoding RNA polymerase sigma factor, which codes for MYVESVEDAELCEQVRAGDSRAFRLLWERHVAMARQCAIGCTRGSAADAEDAVSDAMLGLLQALRGGRGPVGNVPGYLRVSVRRAAARTAARRHRELPVAELPDLPASENGCRVTAYFDAACAREAFLGLSEQRRIAVRLFALEGKGAGQIGERLGIAPPAASSLVYRAKEALRAGYLRHHVSPADAECADVMDRVVASLRGRSVRRHTAAVSSHLHRCAACRERGRQLRDVNAGLPQRVGVK
- a CDS encoding peptidoglycan-binding protein, whose protein sequence is MSTPVFEDISVTRDCPCAGCAHERLELRTGGASRASTRAAAVVALGAVLTGTGAGAAHALEQRAFATQDTTPPGQGAPGPLVTRATTATTATATATATATAARTTSAPMRLTRSQIMARAQTWVNARVSYSMGAYYQGYRKDCSGYVSMAWGLGSNQWTGSLAAYGVRIGKSQLKPGDMLLFHNPSNPSAGSHVTIFGGWTDSSRTRYVAYEQTRPHTLKRTTPYAYWNNSGGYVPYRYKYVVEDGGNGGGTGGGSGGSSGTAFPGASSFGPGAVNGHVTELGRMLTKRGGGTFYREGPGPRWTEADRRATRAFQEAQGWRGAEADGIPGPATWRHLVQGTGKNIGGGSGGGTGGSGGGSSASAFPGKQHFRPGQSNAHITKLGRQLVKKGYGKHYTQGPGPRWSESDRRNVEAFQRAQGWRGSAADGYPGPETWRRLFH